A portion of the Nitrospira defluvii genome contains these proteins:
- a CDS encoding right-handed parallel beta-helix repeat-containing protein: MERPYAPGSPGAGNEPLHEPPPNPKGGKTLIVDARDPHAYLLPSAALKDAGESDQIFIRPGVYEDKVFMADRPVRLIGAGRDHVQIYSRRGGPLYVQRVPGGIITGITFRYVGSDQHSAMNLLDSVCTVTQCRATEGVLSGVVIYGPEARTTFVDNEICYNRESGIFVFAGAQPRVADNQCFGNHHFGLAVRDPGSHPECVRNVCHANMLSGILLFHHAEALLLGNTCRDNQHWGLVMTPDTHPTPSHEELVSANVFLPNPRGSLVVTEQPLADIGR, encoded by the coding sequence ATGGAAAGACCCTATGCCCCTGGCTCCCCTGGAGCAGGGAACGAACCGCTGCATGAACCGCCGCCCAATCCTAAAGGGGGCAAGACGCTGATCGTCGATGCCCGCGATCCCCACGCGTACCTCCTGCCGAGCGCGGCGCTGAAAGATGCCGGGGAAAGCGACCAGATCTTTATCCGTCCCGGTGTCTACGAGGATAAGGTGTTTATGGCAGATCGGCCAGTCCGGCTCATCGGGGCCGGCCGAGATCATGTTCAGATTTATAGCCGCCGCGGAGGACCGCTGTATGTGCAGAGAGTGCCTGGCGGCATCATTACGGGGATCACCTTCCGGTACGTAGGAAGCGATCAGCATTCAGCGATGAATCTGCTGGATTCGGTCTGTACCGTCACGCAATGCCGGGCCACGGAAGGCGTGTTGTCGGGAGTCGTCATCTATGGTCCGGAGGCCCGCACCACCTTTGTCGACAACGAGATCTGTTACAACCGGGAGTCCGGCATTTTTGTATTTGCGGGCGCCCAGCCGCGCGTGGCCGACAACCAGTGTTTCGGCAACCATCATTTTGGATTAGCCGTGCGAGATCCCGGTAGCCATCCGGAATGTGTGCGCAATGTGTGCCACGCCAACATGCTCAGCGGCATCCTGCTCTTCCACCACGCAGAGGCACTGTTGTTGGGTAATACCTGTCGCGACAATCAGCACTGGGGGCTTGTGATGACACCGGATACGCATCCGACGCCGTCGCACGAAGAGCTGGTGAGCGCGAATGTGTTCCTGCCCAATCCCCGAGGTTCGCTGGTTGTGACGGAGCAGCCGCTTGCTGATATCGGACGGTAG
- the ybgF gene encoding tol-pal system protein YbgF: MARFIADSLRGLTAALLLLGTLTATPNLFAATPQPPDAAHRLYDRVMEEFRHKDYPAALAGFRFFLELHGQSSLSANAQYWMGECQYRMGRHNDALASFFKLISDYPMSQKLAASTLKIGQIYTKQGDRDKAQMMYERVTGQYPDSPEAEVARKALEADAAKGEPVATGPN, encoded by the coding sequence ATGGCTCGATTCATCGCAGATTCACTACGAGGCCTCACCGCCGCACTGCTGCTCTTGGGCACCCTCACCGCCACGCCCAACCTGTTCGCGGCAACGCCCCAGCCTCCGGATGCCGCACACCGCCTCTACGATCGCGTCATGGAGGAGTTTCGACATAAGGACTACCCGGCCGCGCTCGCGGGATTTCGCTTCTTCCTCGAACTCCATGGGCAGTCGTCCCTCTCAGCCAATGCGCAGTACTGGATGGGTGAATGTCAGTACCGTATGGGTCGGCACAACGATGCGCTGGCCTCGTTCTTTAAACTCATCTCCGATTACCCGATGAGCCAGAAACTCGCCGCCTCAACCCTCAAGATCGGACAAATCTATACCAAGCAGGGCGATCGCGACAAAGCGCAGATGATGTATGAGCGGGTCACCGGCCAATATCCCGACAGCCCTGAAGCCGAAGTTGCCCGTAAGGCACTGGAAGCCGACGCCGCAAAGGGTGAACCAGTGGCAACCGGGCCGAATTAA
- a CDS encoding GGDEF domain-containing response regulator yields MIKLLLVEDNAVDAQLTQDLLAEWSLNQFEITHASTLSDGLVKLSRGRFDAVLLDLSLPDTHGLSTVTQVLATSPDVPVVVLSGHDDHPLALQALQHGAQDYLVKGDGGTEFLARSILYAIERKKAQERLTYLAQHDQLTGLINRPLFRDRLVHAMARSKRKDQPLAVMLLDLDRFKAVNDTLGHDVGDQLLKEVSKRLLDSVREVDTVARMGGDEFTAILEGISGEDDVLVVAKRIVESIGSPFQIGPHHLSIGVSIGITLYPSDDDNIDELLRHADKAMYAAKQQGGGRFHFHAPAGRSASSEPASRP; encoded by the coding sequence ATGATCAAGCTGCTGCTCGTCGAAGACAACGCCGTGGACGCCCAACTCACGCAGGACCTCCTCGCCGAGTGGTCCCTCAATCAGTTCGAGATCACCCATGCCTCCACGTTGTCGGACGGACTCGTCAAACTGAGCCGCGGCCGGTTCGACGCCGTGCTGCTCGACCTCTCGCTCCCCGACACCCATGGCCTCAGCACGGTCACCCAGGTATTGGCAACCAGCCCCGACGTGCCGGTCGTGGTCTTAAGCGGACATGATGACCATCCGCTTGCGTTGCAAGCGCTCCAACACGGCGCGCAGGACTATCTGGTGAAAGGAGACGGCGGAACCGAGTTTCTTGCGCGCTCGATTCTGTATGCGATCGAGCGCAAGAAAGCACAGGAGCGGCTGACCTATCTGGCGCAGCACGACCAACTGACCGGACTGATCAACCGCCCCCTCTTTCGTGACCGCCTCGTCCATGCGATGGCGCGCAGCAAGCGGAAGGATCAGCCCCTGGCCGTCATGCTGCTCGACCTCGATCGCTTCAAGGCCGTCAATGACACCCTCGGGCACGATGTCGGCGATCAGCTGCTAAAGGAAGTCTCCAAGCGTTTGCTGGACTCCGTGCGTGAAGTCGATACCGTCGCACGCATGGGCGGCGATGAATTCACTGCGATCCTGGAAGGCATTTCAGGCGAAGACGATGTCTTGGTTGTCGCAAAGCGGATCGTGGAGTCGATCGGTTCTCCGTTTCAGATCGGGCCCCATCATCTCTCCATCGGCGTGAGCATCGGTATCACACTCTACCCGTCTGATGATGACAACATCGACGAACTGCTCAGGCATGCGGACAAAGCCATGTATGCCGCAAAACAGCAAGGTGGGGGGCGGTTTCATTTTCATGCACCAGCCGGGCGCTCAGCATCGAGCGAGCCCGCGTCGCGGCCCTAA
- a CDS encoding lytic transglycosylase domain-containing protein yields MSHAGCVTKELGPTIMEQSEAGERTSVAWVIPLVIASALVVGESASAESEIYGYVGVNGLFELTNVPTEQRFRSADSRARRLTRRVSVEEVEEAVERYAWQFHLHPALLLAVIKAESDFNPTVISRAGAVGLMQLIPETAIRHGVRNLYDTGDNIRGGARHLRYLLDRFNGNLRLAVAAYNAGERRVERYRAIPPYQETRDYVRKVMIYYKNFRGDYQVSPGKAVLLAMHHRPLQLASQSTSAELRSTRPILGK; encoded by the coding sequence ATGTCCCACGCAGGATGTGTCACGAAGGAGCTGGGCCCCACGATTATGGAGCAGAGCGAGGCCGGGGAGCGGACCTCTGTCGCCTGGGTGATTCCACTGGTGATTGCGAGTGCCCTGGTCGTCGGAGAGTCGGCGTCCGCCGAGAGCGAGATCTATGGATATGTGGGGGTGAACGGCCTGTTTGAACTGACGAATGTCCCGACTGAGCAGCGGTTTCGCTCGGCTGACTCCCGCGCACGTCGATTGACGCGTCGGGTGTCGGTGGAGGAAGTGGAAGAGGCCGTGGAGCGGTACGCCTGGCAGTTCCACCTCCATCCGGCCCTGCTCCTGGCTGTGATCAAGGCCGAGTCGGACTTCAACCCGACGGTCATCTCGAGAGCGGGGGCGGTGGGGCTGATGCAGTTGATTCCTGAAACGGCGATTCGGCACGGTGTGCGCAACTTATACGACACCGGCGACAATATCCGCGGCGGCGCGCGGCACCTGCGCTATTTACTGGATCGCTTCAACGGCAACCTACGGTTGGCGGTGGCCGCGTATAATGCGGGAGAGCGACGAGTCGAGCGATATCGTGCCATCCCGCCTTATCAGGAAACCCGTGACTACGTTCGGAAAGTGATGATCTACTACAAGAATTTCCGCGGGGATTATCAAGTCAGTCCCGGAAAGGCGGTGCTACTTGCCATGCATCACAGGCCGTTGCAACTGGCATCGCAGTCGACATCCGCGGAGCTTCGCAGCACCCGGCCCATATTGGGTAAATAG